A region of Vigna radiata var. radiata cultivar VC1973A chromosome 10, Vradiata_ver6, whole genome shotgun sequence DNA encodes the following proteins:
- the LOC106775297 gene encoding non-specific lipid-transfer protein-like protein At2g13820, with protein MIPTTATAVTIALLLALASCATSAPSPAPETAAAPAPGVDSCFLALTNMSDCLTFVEDGSNLTQPDQGCCPGLAELIDTNPICLCDLLGKPDAIGLKIDLNRALKLPSICNVSTPPVSACAAVGVPVSLPPSSSEGSLSPGIAPEAPSPSNNAASSPGGPAPSSDASTSPTGSINGVSAIKASALRNFIFGLSTLFASSFF; from the exons ATGATTCCAACCACTGCCACCGCCGTCACCATCGCTTTACTCCTTGCACTGGCTTCTTGTGCCACATCTGCGCCATCTCCGGCACCGGAAACTGCCGCGGCTCCGGCGCCGGGAGTCGATAGCTGCTTCTTGGCACTGACAAACATGTCAGATTGCCTTACCTTTGTGGAAGATGGGAGTAATTTGACACAGCCGGACCAAGGGTGCTGCCCCGGGTTGGCAGAGTTGATCGATACCAACCCGATTTGTTTGTGTGATTTGCTTGGTAAACCTGACGCCATTGGATTAAAGATTGATTTGAACAGAGCCTTGAAGCTACCTTCAATTTGTAATGTCTCCACTCCTCCTGTTAGCGCCTGTGCAG CTGTGGGAGTCCCGGTGTCCTTGCCTCCATCAAGTAGTGAAGGTTCTCTTTCACCAG GTATTGCACCAGAAGCCCCTAGTCCTTCAAATAATGCTGCTTCTAGTCCTG GTGGTCCAGCACCTTCTTCAGATGCTTCTACAAGCCCTACTGGAAGCATAAATGGAGTTTCAGCCATTAAAGCTTCTGCTTTGAGAAACTTCATTTTTGGCTTGTCTACTCTCTTTGCCTCTTCATTCTTCTGA